In the Sporomusaceae bacterium genome, one interval contains:
- a CDS encoding FAD-linked oxidase C-terminal domain-containing protein, giving the protein MVSSMIREIINAIGKDKVLTEKEELACYSYDCSTYKHEPELVVLAHSTEDVIAVMKIAHKAKVPVVPRGSATNLCGATVPLKGGIVLDVLSMNKIIEIDRENLTVTCQPGVITAELQNTVEKEGLFFPPDPQAMNMSTIGGNVAQDAGGPRGVKYGVMHNYVLGLETVLADGSVLRTGGKTTKDVSGYNLTQILVGSEGTLGVFTEVTLKLIPKPEAKRTLVCAFDNLHDASRTVTKIIDHKIVPSMLELLDKTSVNLIQSYVDSGYPTDAAGVLLIEVDGSPSEVDKQIILVSELCKECNAREIKVAQTTEEADAIWVGRRSGFAALSAYKPTVVAEDAVVPRDRLPEMVAKIQEIAAKYGMLLPTFGHAGDGNVHPHICFDPRDEKETAKVPFIKDEIYHAALSLGGSISGEHGIGIAKKHLVPLQHSELNLGIMRGIKAVFDPDNILNPGKAI; this is encoded by the coding sequence ATTATCAACGCGATAGGCAAGGATAAGGTTTTGACGGAAAAAGAGGAACTTGCCTGCTACTCGTACGACTGTTCTACATATAAGCACGAACCGGAGCTGGTGGTGCTCGCGCATTCCACCGAGGATGTTATAGCTGTCATGAAGATAGCCCACAAAGCAAAGGTGCCGGTGGTGCCCCGCGGAAGCGCCACGAACCTTTGTGGCGCGACTGTTCCTCTCAAAGGCGGTATTGTCCTTGATGTTCTCTCCATGAACAAAATTATCGAAATAGACAGGGAGAACCTGACGGTTACTTGTCAGCCAGGGGTAATCACTGCTGAGCTCCAAAATACGGTTGAGAAAGAGGGCCTGTTCTTCCCGCCCGATCCCCAGGCCATGAATATGTCGACAATAGGCGGGAACGTCGCACAGGACGCGGGAGGACCGCGCGGGGTTAAGTATGGCGTCATGCATAATTATGTTCTGGGACTCGAAACCGTTCTGGCCGACGGCAGCGTTTTACGGACAGGCGGCAAGACCACCAAAGATGTGAGCGGTTATAACCTCACGCAAATTCTGGTCGGCTCGGAAGGTACCCTGGGGGTATTCACCGAGGTAACGCTGAAGCTCATACCTAAGCCGGAAGCAAAAAGAACGCTGGTCTGCGCCTTCGATAATCTGCATGATGCATCGCGGACGGTGACGAAAATCATCGACCATAAGATTGTCCCTTCGATGCTGGAACTGTTAGACAAAACGAGCGTCAACCTTATCCAGAGCTACGTCGATTCCGGCTATCCGACCGACGCTGCCGGGGTGCTGCTTATCGAGGTGGATGGAAGTCCCTCAGAGGTTGATAAACAGATAATTCTCGTATCCGAACTGTGCAAAGAGTGTAACGCGCGCGAGATCAAAGTGGCCCAGACCACGGAAGAAGCTGATGCTATCTGGGTTGGCCGGCGGTCGGGGTTTGCCGCGCTTTCCGCGTACAAGCCGACAGTTGTGGCCGAAGACGCTGTGGTGCCGCGGGACCGCCTGCCCGAGATGGTGGCCAAGATCCAGGAGATCGCGGCCAAGTATGGCATGCTATTGCCTACGTTCGGGCACGCAGGGGATGGAAACGTACATCCGCACATTTGCTTTGATCCCCGCGATGAAAAAGAGACGGCGAAGGTCCCCTTTATTAAAGATGAGATCTATCACGCCGCGCTCAGCCTCGGGGGCAGCATCAGCGGAGAGCATGGAATCGGCATCGCCAAGAAACACTTGGTGCCCCTGCAGCACAGTGAGCTCAATCTTGGCATCATGCGAGGAATAAAGGCGGTGTTCGACCCCGACAACATCCTTAATCCGGGAAAGGCTATTTAG
- a CDS encoding (Fe-S)-binding protein, which produces MEKLANVKPGVTPELEKLYHDTDNCVRCGRCTAVCPTYKATRKEMMSARGRVHLARKYLEGSLGVSKTFKLYNDLCLGCGACLEVCPPKIKTDELVGLIKQDIFGKQGHSLDEMMMLKSCSYPQSFRWIVKMIDLNKQLGLVHLLPPELKAKANMFPPAPDKTLGDLVKGVELTRGGGRPKVGYYPGCLTQSLYPDVGMAVVKVLINHGYDVVIPAETVCCGLPHKEGGEHSEHRKLAGKNIEFFASQEVDYIVTNCGTCTHALKEYGHIFMHDPAMTGKAEEFAAKTRDIMDFLTEVAGLKAGPRSLGGIKVTYHDSCHLSRRLGVVKQPRKLLAALPGLTFQEMPKANWCCGAAGSYSFKHPATARQILEQKMANVAATGAQVVTAGCPSCLMQLDYGKREFGVDCLVKHPVQLLADTFCN; this is translated from the coding sequence ATGGAAAAGCTGGCTAACGTAAAGCCGGGGGTTACTCCCGAATTGGAAAAGCTATACCACGATACCGACAACTGTGTGCGTTGCGGCCGCTGCACAGCGGTCTGCCCGACGTATAAGGCGACCCGTAAGGAGATGATGTCGGCCAGAGGTCGGGTACATTTGGCGAGGAAATACCTAGAAGGAAGCCTGGGAGTGAGCAAGACTTTCAAGCTATACAACGACTTGTGCCTTGGCTGCGGGGCCTGCCTCGAAGTATGTCCGCCCAAGATCAAAACAGACGAGCTCGTCGGCCTGATCAAACAGGATATCTTCGGCAAGCAAGGCCACTCGCTCGACGAGATGATGATGCTTAAGTCTTGTTCCTATCCGCAGTCTTTCCGGTGGATAGTAAAAATGATCGACCTCAATAAGCAACTGGGGCTCGTTCACCTCTTGCCCCCGGAGCTCAAGGCCAAGGCCAACATGTTCCCGCCGGCTCCAGACAAAACGTTGGGGGATTTGGTCAAGGGCGTGGAGCTGACCCGAGGCGGCGGACGACCCAAGGTCGGGTACTATCCGGGCTGTCTGACGCAATCGCTCTATCCCGACGTGGGTATGGCGGTGGTCAAGGTGCTTATCAATCATGGTTACGACGTCGTAATTCCTGCCGAGACGGTGTGCTGCGGGCTACCCCACAAGGAGGGCGGCGAGCATTCCGAACACCGGAAGCTGGCCGGCAAGAACATCGAGTTTTTTGCCAGCCAGGAGGTCGATTATATCGTGACCAATTGCGGTACATGCACTCACGCTCTCAAGGAGTACGGCCACATCTTCATGCACGATCCGGCGATGACGGGCAAAGCCGAAGAGTTTGCGGCCAAAACCCGCGACATCATGGATTTTCTCACCGAGGTCGCCGGCCTTAAGGCCGGGCCGCGGTCCCTAGGCGGGATAAAGGTTACTTATCACGATTCGTGCCATCTCAGCCGACGCCTGGGTGTTGTCAAGCAGCCCAGGAAGTTGCTGGCCGCTTTGCCGGGGCTGACGTTCCAGGAAATGCCGAAAGCCAACTGGTGCTGCGGCGCGGCAGGGTCCTACAGTTTCAAGCATCCCGCGACTGCCCGGCAAATTCTCGAACAGAAGATGGCTAATGTTGCCGCAACGGGAGCGCAGGTGGTTACGGCGGGTTGTCCGTCATGCCTTATGCAGCTGGACTATGGAAAGCGCGAGTTCGGGGTGGATTGCCTGGTCAAGCATCCCGTCCAACTGCTCGCCGATACTTTTTGCAACTGA